A part of Deferribacterota bacterium genomic DNA contains:
- the pheA gene encoding prephenate dehydratase, with translation MKEKVDINTLRGKIDELDTKILELINERANYAKKIGELKEDNNLPIFAPEREYEIYNKIKKLNNGPLEDRYLINIYREIISACRSAQNKLRVAYLGPPGTFTNLAAIKYFGLSAEFISIGSIEEVFEEVERGKATYGIIPIENSLEGVVTHAIDMFFDTKLKICSEIYIKVKHNLINKTGNIEDIKKIYSHPQAIAQCKKFLSSTVNDIPIIEVESTAKAALIAAKDISAAAIASEAAVLLYDLKVVCPEIQDSLNNYTRFFVIGRDVQPFTGYDKTSIMFSVPHKAGALFNALDIFAKYDINMSKIESRPSKREAWKYVFFVDIDGHIDCDTVKEALEELSKKVNFIKILGSYRKGEMKDV, from the coding sequence ATGAAAGAAAAAGTAGATATTAATACATTAAGAGGAAAGATAGATGAATTAGATACTAAGATATTAGAACTCATCAATGAGAGAGCAAATTATGCTAAAAAAATTGGTGAGTTAAAGGAGGATAACAACCTTCCTATTTTTGCTCCAGAGAGGGAGTATGAAATCTACAATAAGATAAAAAAGTTAAATAATGGACCCTTAGAAGATAGATATTTAATTAATATATATAGAGAAATAATATCTGCTTGTAGAAGTGCGCAGAATAAGTTAAGGGTTGCCTATTTGGGTCCACCTGGCACTTTTACTAATTTAGCTGCTATTAAATATTTTGGTTTATCAGCTGAATTTATTTCCATTGGTAGTATTGAGGAAGTATTTGAAGAGGTTGAAAGAGGTAAGGCAACATATGGTATTATACCTATTGAAAATTCATTGGAAGGGGTTGTCACACATGCAATTGATATGTTCTTTGATACTAAACTAAAGATATGCAGTGAAATATATATAAAGGTTAAGCATAATTTAATAAATAAAACTGGAAATATTGAAGATATAAAAAAAATTTATTCTCACCCTCAAGCAATTGCACAGTGTAAAAAATTTTTATCGTCAACGGTGAATGATATCCCAATAATAGAGGTAGAGTCTACTGCTAAAGCAGCTTTGATTGCCGCAAAAGATATTTCAGCTGCTGCAATTGCTTCTGAGGCCGCTGTTCTGCTGTATGATTTAAAGGTTGTTTGCCCTGAAATACAGGATAGTCTAAATAATTATACCCGTTTTTTTGTTATAGGAAGGGATGTGCAACCTTTTACAGGGTATGATAAAACATCTATTATGTTTTCTGTTCCACATAAAGCAGGTGCCCTCTTTAATGCTTTAGATATATTTGCTAAATATGATATAAATATGAGTAAAATTGAATCACGCCCGTCAAAGAGAGAGGCTTGGAAATATGTATTTTTTGTAGATATTGATGGACATATTGATTGCGATACTGTAAAAGAAGCATTAGAAGAATTGTCAAAAAAGGTAAATTTTATAAAAATATTAGGGTCTTACAGAAAGGGAGAGATGAAAGATGTATAA